The Halobacterium hubeiense genome contains the following window.
CGCGAGCGCCGCGAGGCGGAGGTCGGCGGCGGCGTCCGCGACCACCGCGAGTGCGGCGGCTCCCGTCGGGGAGAGCCACACGCCCGCGGCGGTGTCCGGGTCGCCGAGCGCGTGGTACGCGCCGAGCAGCACCGCGGCGATACCGAAGACGGCGGCGACGTCGGGGCCGGGCCGGTGGACGTAGGAGGAGGCGTACGCGAGTGCGGCGGCCGCGAGCGCGAGGCTGCTCGCGTGGAGGGCGCGCCGCTCGTAGCCGTTCATATTCTGTCGTACGCGGGACGGGCCAAAAAGCGGGACGGGCGTTCTCCGCGCGTGCAACTCAGGCCGGCGCCGTGCTCAACAGCGCCAGCAGGTTCGCGGCGAGCACGACGAGCGCCAGCGAGACGACGTAGTGCATCACGACGACGAGCGCGGCGGTCCGGTACTTCACGCGGTAGACCGCGTGGACGGCCGCGAAGTCCGCGGCGAGGCTGACCGCGATGATGACTGCGGGGTTGTACCGGACGAGCGCGACCGTGACGACCGCGGGCGCGACGCCGACGAGGAGCGCGCGCTTCCACGGCACCTCGCCGAGGATGTACGTCGCGGCGACGTGCGCGGTGAACGCGAACAGCAGCCAGCCGCCGACGAGCGTGCCGACGTACTGGCCGAGCGTGCCGGGCGCGGGCTGAACCTGGAGGACCACGTCGCCTTATTCGAGGAGGCCGAGCTCTTCGAGCCGGGAGACGATCTTGTCGACGGCGTGTTCGGCGTCCTCGGGCTTCTTCCCGCCGGTGATGACGAGTTTGCCGGAGCCGAACAGTAGTGCGACGACCTCCGGTTCGTCGAGGCGGTAGACGAGGCCGGGGAACTGCTCGGGCTCGTACTCGATGTTCTCGAGGCCGAGGCCGATGGCGATGGCGTTGAGGTTGAGCTGGCGGCCGAGGTCCGCAGACGTGACGATGTTCTGGACGACGATTTCGGGTTCGTCCTCGACTTCGATGGAGAGCTCGCGGAGCTTGTCGAAGACGATGCGGAGGCTCTCGTGGACGTCGTCGGTGGATTTCGCGCCGGTGCAGACGATCTTGCCGGACCGGAAGATGAGCGCGGCGCTCTTGGGGTCCTGCGTGCGGTAGACGAGGCCGGGGAACTGCTCGGGGTCGTAGTCGGCCCCCTCCAAGTCCATCGCGACGCTCTGGAGGTCGAGCTCCTGGCCGATGCCGGTGGAGGCGACCACGTTTTCAATATTGATGGTTTCCTTGGGGTCGGTCATCGTACGGTTTAAACCACGTATTTAAGGTTTATAAAGGTTGGTAGTCCGGGGAACAACGCCTCAAGTACCCCGCGATGCCGGCAGGCTGATTGCCCACGGGCGTCCAGTTGTGGTGTGTTCGTCCTCGAACTCGGCGGCGCCGACGACGACTTCGCCGCCGCCGAAGCCCGCGCCGCCGCGACCGACGCCCGCGTCGCGGCCCCCGGTATCGGTCTCGCCAGCGACGTCGACCGCGAGCGCTTCCGCGGCCTCGCGTACGCGCACCGCGCCGGCCACCACGTCGCCACGACCGACGCCAGCGTCGCCGCCGCTGCCGACGCGCTCCGGGAGGCCGACGTCGCTCGCGAGGGCACTGTCGCGGTCCGCGCGCGCAACGTCCGCAACACGACTGACGTGGACACCCAGCAGGCCGAGCGCGACCTCGGCGGCGTGCTCGTCGACGTCGGCTTCGACGTGGACTTAGAGGAACCCGACCACGAACTCCGGGCGCTCTTCGCGGACGACTCCTGTTTTCTCGCGTGGCTCGCCGCCGAGTCCGTCCGCGACTTCGGCGAGCGCAAGCCCACCGACCGCCCATTCTTCCAGCCGGGCAGCATGGACCCGCTGTTGGCGCGCGCGCTCTGTAACCTCGCGCGCGTCCAGCCCGGCGACGTCGTTCTCGACCCGATGTGCGGCACGGGCGGCGTGCTCATCGAAGCCGGCTTGCTGGGCGCCCGCCCGGTCGGCACCGACGCCCAGCAGAAGATGGTCGAAGGCGCCCGCGAGAACCTCGACGCCTACGCTGCCGACTTCGGCGTCGCGCGGGCCGACGCCACCCGGCTCCCGCTGCGCGACGGCGCGGCGGACGCAGTTATCTTCGACGCGCCGTACGGTCGGCAGTCGAAAATCGAGACGCACGAGCTCGCGGACCTCGTGGCGGGCGCGCTCGCCGAGGCGCGGCGGGTCACTGACCGTTGCGTGCTGGTCGCCGACCGTGACTGGCGCGACGCCGCTCGCGACGCCGGCTGGTCGGTCACCGAGCGTTTCGAGCGCCGCGTCCACCGCTCCCTGACGCGGTACGTCCTCGTACTCGATTGACACGGCGGACGTGACAGCAGTCCTGAACGAACGGCGCGGTCGGTGAGACGCTGTACGGCTCTATTTCGCTATGTATCCGAGCCGGTAGTGACCAGTGCGACAACGATTCACGGATAAGACTTTTGGCCACGTATCGGAGAACCTAGGGTATCAACGCCGAAACTGCCGTGCGTCTCTGTGCCGTCGCTGCCGCCGTCTGCCTGCTGGTGGGTGCCGGCGTCCAATCTGTCGCCGCAGGCGGCGAATCGACAGCGGCGCTCGGGGACTCCGACTACCTCGCTGCTGCCACCGACGCCGCCGCCGACGCCGCCGACGACACGCAGCTCACGCTCGGCATCAGTCCGAAGCGCGCGCTCGTCTCGCTGGCGTTCTTCGGCGCCGTCGCCGCGCGGAAGCGACGAGACACCGCCTGAGGGCCAGCTATCGGTAGCCGTCCGCGACGACCGCGACCGCGAACGACGCGACGAGCACGACCAGCACGCTCGTCGTGTGCTCGTAGACGGGCACCAGTTCGAGCAGGCTAATTGTCGCGACCGAGAGCACGTAGCCCGCGAAGCAGACGAACCAGACGCTCCCGTACGCCACCGGGAGGTCGTCGGTGGCCGCCGCCCACCCGACGACGAACCCGGGCGCGAGGACGACGAGGAGTTGCCACCACGGCGTCGCCGGGCCGACGACCGCGTCCACGGCCAGCGACAGCGGCAGCGCCACTAGCAGGACGGCACCGACGACGACTCCGACGCGCTCGAACTGGTCGGCAAGAGACACACCGGGTCTCCGTGGCGACGCGTAGAAAAGCTACTCCTTCGGTCACGCCTCCCGGCCCAGCTCCGCGAGCAGCCGCCCGACCTGAATCCGGTCGCTGTTGCCCGCGTGCAGGTCGAACTCCACGTCGCCCGCGAGCCGGTGGAGTTCCGCGAGCTCCTCGCCGTCGTAGCGCGAGCGCCCGACGCGCAGAATCTCTTCGAGCACCTCCTCGCCGCTGAGGCCGTCGTCGACGAGCAGGTCGTCGAGCGTCGAGCGCGCGTCCGTGAACTCGCCGGCCTCCGCGTCGTCCAGCATCGACGCTATCTGGTCGTCCGCGCCGACGTCCTGAAGCGTCTCGTAGGCCGTGTTCATCGTAATCTCGCCCTCCTGCTCGGCGGTCGTCTGCGCGCCCAGCACGGCCTTCCGCAGGTCGCCGTCGGCGTACCC
Protein-coding sequences here:
- a CDS encoding DUF7473 family protein, coding for MVLQVQPAPGTLGQYVGTLVGGWLLFAFTAHVAATYILGEVPWKRALLVGVAPAVVTVALVRYNPAVIIAVSLAADFAAVHAVYRVKYRTAALVVVMHYVVSLALVVLAANLLALLSTAPA
- a CDS encoding TATA-box-binding protein is translated as MTDPKETINIENVVASTGIGQELDLQSVAMDLEGADYDPEQFPGLVYRTQDPKSAALIFRSGKIVCTGAKSTDDVHESLRIVFDKLRELSIEVEDEPEIVVQNIVTSADLGRQLNLNAIAIGLGLENIEYEPEQFPGLVYRLDEPEVVALLFGSGKLVITGGKKPEDAEHAVDKIVSRLEELGLLE
- a CDS encoding TIGR01177 family methyltransferase, whose amino-acid sequence is MFVLELGGADDDFAAAEARAAATDARVAAPGIGLASDVDRERFRGLAYAHRAGHHVATTDASVAAAADALREADVAREGTVAVRARNVRNTTDVDTQQAERDLGGVLVDVGFDVDLEEPDHELRALFADDSCFLAWLAAESVRDFGERKPTDRPFFQPGSMDPLLARALCNLARVQPGDVVLDPMCGTGGVLIEAGLLGARPVGTDAQQKMVEGARENLDAYAADFGVARADATRLPLRDGAADAVIFDAPYGRQSKIETHELADLVAGALAEARRVTDRCVLVADRDWRDAARDAGWSVTERFERRVHRSLTRYVLVLD